Part of the Nicotiana sylvestris chromosome 2, ASM39365v2, whole genome shotgun sequence genome, GTTCCATGACTGTTTTACAATTCTTTTGCATCACTGATTATATTAAGAGATGAGAAACTAATAGTCGTTCCATTACCCTTTTTTTTGGTTTCGCAATCCTTGTTACGTTACAGCCCGATACTATGCTATGGCTGTTTGTAGTATTTGCTATCAAATCATCATCCATGTGATCGAACCCTTAAATATTACCTCGGAATCCCACGCAAGAAAGAAATGTTCATGCGAATTTAAATATATCCACGGCACATCACTATAACGAGGCACATGATACAACGTACTTATTACATTACAACGTACTTATTACATGTAAGACACTGCTTCCACTAGCACTTAAGAGTCTACCATGGCTTTATTCAAATAGTGCCACGCTTCAGAACTCAGCAAAGACCAACTAGAAACAACCTTGAAATACAAAAGTATTAGACCAACATTTTACATGTATCTTTAAAGGTATTTATTGTTTCGCAGCAGATTTTCTAGTGGTGGCCAGGGCCATGGTGGCCAGGAAGCTTCTCCTTAATCTTGTCCATAATTCCCTTCTTCTCATGATGATGCTCCCCTTCCATACCATAACCCGTAGTCGTAGTTGTTGCAGTTGAATGGGTCTGATCGTCTTTGTGACCTCCTGGCAATTTCTCCTTAATCTTCTCCTTCATccctttcttcttccttcttccGCCTTGTCCATCATCCTCCGACTGCAAAACACAGACAAGTGTTGCATATAATTAAGGGAGACATACAACAATAATATGCTGAATTACACCGCCGATGCACTATGTACTCCATCCATAAGAAGCTCTTTTGGATTTGAGATATAATTTTACACCGAACGAAAACTATCATTACGGGAGTACAAAGAAAGTAGTGAATACgtgaaaaaataaattttaaaaaaattacttacAGAGCTGGAGCTGGAGCTGCCAGAACGGTGGAGCATGCCACCGAGAGTACCGTGCTCATGGCCGGGACGATGTTCCCCACCAAGTATGCCAGTGGTGTGGCCGGCGCCACTACCGGCGTGAGTTCCATAGGCACCTCCTGTTCCGGTGGTTCCATAGTCTCCCATGGTACCTCCAGTGTGATGGATTGGGTTCCCGTATTCGTCAGTTTGGCGGATGGGATTGCCATATTCATCCGTCTGCAGGGCCTGGCCTGCACTATATTGGTTCTCGTAGTGCGACATTTCTTCACGAACAGAGAGT contains:
- the LOC104223849 gene encoding dehydrin Xero 1-like: MSHYENQYSAGQALQTDEYGNPIRQTDEYGNPIHHTGGTMGDYGTTGTGGAYGTHAGSGAGHTTGILGGEHRPGHEHGTLGGMLHRSGSSSSSSSEDDGQGGRRKKKGMKEKIKEKLPGGHKDDQTHSTATTTTTGYGMEGEHHHEKKGIMDKIKEKLPGHHGPGHH